A stretch of Enterobacter cloacae complex sp. ECNIH7 DNA encodes these proteins:
- a CDS encoding glutamine synthetase family protein, with product MNAFFLKSLRPYFNFPGLSLPGALNSGLWLDEKIDALQHNLSVEVADYLERYPQTKHVDVYLNDINGTMRGKRLSVESMLSLEKGCYFPLSVYSMDQKGKIAAPLHDEPDRLCVPVAGSLRPCPQDPQHNAQILLTMKDSDDTPCPLEPRVILQKVLARFHQHGLFPVIAPEIEFYLTGHDDRDPQNQGCFHMDTTTAHAALFDEVEQLAHLQRIPLSGIVAEAESGQYELNLKHSHRVVEVCDNVLALRRLTRYVAEKHGLQANFMAKPFSQLSGSGLHFHFSLNNRHGENVFASPVNALNSMMRLCIAGQLALMPASVAILAPGVNAFRRLRKNLTEPVFNSWGYNTRSAALRIPCSDDHNRRIEYRLAGADANPYLVAATILTGMLYGLENTDDEDLPEPQHDRPELPLFQQEAIETFARCQYLTDSLGDAFSEQWVACKLSELDWFERIVTREESQLA from the coding sequence ATGAATGCGTTTTTCCTCAAAAGTCTCCGCCCGTATTTTAACTTTCCCGGTTTATCACTTCCTGGCGCACTCAATTCCGGTCTCTGGCTTGATGAAAAAATTGATGCCCTGCAGCACAACCTTTCAGTGGAAGTGGCAGATTATCTGGAACGTTACCCGCAGACGAAACATGTAGACGTTTACCTGAACGATATCAACGGCACGATGCGCGGCAAGCGTCTGTCGGTGGAGAGCATGCTGAGCCTGGAAAAAGGCTGTTATTTTCCCCTTTCGGTCTACTCGATGGATCAGAAAGGAAAAATCGCCGCCCCGCTTCATGATGAGCCGGACCGACTCTGCGTTCCTGTCGCCGGCTCCCTGCGCCCCTGCCCGCAGGATCCGCAGCACAACGCGCAGATCCTGCTGACGATGAAAGACAGCGACGATACCCCCTGCCCGCTTGAGCCGCGCGTGATACTGCAGAAGGTGCTGGCCCGCTTCCACCAGCACGGCCTCTTCCCGGTGATTGCCCCGGAAATCGAGTTCTATCTGACGGGGCATGACGATCGGGATCCGCAAAATCAGGGCTGTTTTCATATGGATACTACGACGGCCCATGCGGCACTGTTTGACGAGGTGGAACAGCTGGCGCACCTGCAGCGCATCCCGCTGTCCGGGATCGTGGCAGAAGCCGAGTCCGGTCAGTACGAATTAAACCTGAAGCACAGCCATCGCGTGGTTGAGGTCTGCGATAACGTGCTGGCGCTTCGTCGCCTGACCCGTTACGTTGCCGAAAAGCACGGCCTGCAGGCCAACTTTATGGCTAAACCTTTCAGCCAGCTGTCCGGCAGCGGTTTGCACTTCCATTTCAGCCTGAACAATCGTCACGGCGAAAACGTCTTTGCTTCCCCGGTGAACGCGCTTAACAGCATGATGCGTTTGTGCATCGCGGGGCAGCTGGCGCTGATGCCCGCCTCTGTCGCCATTCTTGCGCCTGGCGTTAACGCGTTTCGTCGCCTGCGTAAAAACCTGACGGAGCCCGTATTTAACTCCTGGGGCTATAACACCCGCTCCGCCGCCCTGCGTATTCCCTGCTCGGATGACCACAACCGTCGTATCGAGTACCGGCTGGCCGGGGCCGATGCCAATCCGTATCTGGTGGCAGCCACTATCCTGACCGGTATGCTGTACGGGCTGGAAAACACCGACGACGAGGATTTGCCAGAACCGCAGCACGATCGTCCCGAGCTGCCGCTGTTTCAGCAGGAGGCGATTGAGACCTTTGCCCGCTGTCAGTACCTCACCGACAGCCTGGGCGACGCCTTTTCTGAACAGTGGGTCGCCTGCAAACTCTCTGAACTCGACTGGTTTGAGCGCATTGTGACCCGAGAGGAGTCACAGCTGGCATAA
- the mglC gene encoding galactose/methyl galactoside ABC transporter permease MglC: MSALNKKSFLTYLKEGGIYVVLLVLLAIIIFQDPTFLSLLNLSNILTQSSVRIIIALGVAGLIVTQGTDLSAGRQVGLAAVIAATLLQSMENANKVFPEMATMPIFVVILIVCAIGAVIGLINGIIIAYLNVTPFITTLGTMIIVYGINSLYYDFVGASPISGFDSGFSTFTQGFIALGSFRLSYITFYALIAVAFVWILWNKTRFGKNIFAIGGNPEAAKVSGVNVALNLLIIYALSGVFYAFGGMLEAGRIGSATNNLGFMYELDAIAACVVGGVSFSGGVGTVLGVVTGVIIFTVINYGLTYIGVNPYWQYIIKGAIIIFAVALDSLKYARKK, translated from the coding sequence ATGAGTGCGTTAAATAAAAAAAGTTTTCTCACTTACCTGAAAGAAGGCGGTATTTACGTTGTTCTTTTAGTACTGCTGGCTATCATCATTTTCCAGGACCCTACGTTCTTAAGCCTGCTGAACCTGAGTAACATTCTGACCCAGTCCTCCGTGCGTATTATCATTGCGCTGGGCGTGGCGGGCCTGATCGTAACCCAGGGGACGGACCTTTCTGCCGGTCGTCAGGTGGGGCTGGCGGCGGTTATCGCGGCAACCCTGCTGCAGTCGATGGAAAACGCCAACAAGGTCTTCCCGGAAATGGCCACCATGCCGATTTTCGTGGTGATCCTGATTGTCTGCGCCATCGGTGCGGTGATTGGTCTGATCAACGGTATTATCATCGCCTACCTGAACGTGACGCCGTTTATCACCACGCTGGGTACGATGATCATCGTTTACGGTATCAACTCCCTGTACTACGACTTTGTCGGTGCTTCCCCAATCTCGGGTTTTGACAGCGGCTTCTCGACCTTTACGCAAGGGTTCATCGCGCTGGGCAGCTTCCGCCTGTCGTATATCACCTTCTATGCGCTGATTGCGGTGGCCTTCGTCTGGATCCTGTGGAACAAAACGCGCTTCGGTAAAAACATCTTCGCAATCGGCGGTAACCCGGAAGCGGCGAAAGTCTCCGGCGTGAACGTTGCCCTGAACCTGCTCATCATTTATGCCCTGTCCGGCGTGTTCTACGCCTTCGGCGGGATGCTGGAAGCGGGTCGTATCGGCTCTGCAACCAACAACCTTGGCTTCATGTACGAGCTGGATGCGATCGCAGCCTGCGTGGTGGGCGGCGTCTCCTTCAGCGGCGGCGTGGGTACGGTACTGGGCGTGGTGACCGGTGTGATCATCTTCACCGTCATCAACTACGGCTTGACCTATATCGGCGTGAACCCGTACTGGCAGTACATCATCAAAGGCGCCATCATTATCTTCGCGGTTGCGCTGGATTCACTGAAGTACGCGCGTAAGAAATAA
- the mglA gene encoding galactose/methyl galactoside ABC transporter ATP-binding protein MglA, with protein sequence MVSTNTQSSGEYLLEMSGINKSFPGVKALDNVNLKVRPHSIHALMGENGAGKSTLLKCLFGIYQKDSGSILFQGKEIDFHSAKEALENGISMVHQELNLVLQRSVMDNMWLGRYPTKGVFVDQDKMYRDTKAIFDELDIDIDPRARVGTLSVSQMQMIEIAKAFSYDAKIVIMDEPTSSLTEKEVNHLFTIIRKLKDRGCGIVYISHKMEEIFQLCDEITILRDGQWIATQPLEGLDMDKIIAMMVGRSLNQRFPDKENKPGEVILEVRNLTSLRQPSIRDVSFDLHKGEILGIAGLVGAKRTDIVETLFGIREKAEGTITLHGKKINNHNANEAINNGFALVTEERRSTGIYAYLDINFNSLISNIRNYKNKVGLLDNSRMKSDTQWVIDSMRVKTPGHRTQIGSLSGGNQQKVIIGRWLLTQPEILMLDEPTRGIDVGAKFEIYQLIAELAKKNKGIIIISSEMPELLGITDRILVMSNGLVAGIVDTKTTTQNEILRLASLHL encoded by the coding sequence ATGGTCAGCACAAATACTCAGTCATCCGGTGAATACCTGTTGGAAATGAGCGGTATCAACAAGTCATTTCCCGGCGTTAAGGCACTCGATAATGTTAATTTAAAAGTTCGCCCTCACTCTATTCATGCCCTGATGGGGGAGAACGGTGCGGGTAAATCAACATTATTAAAATGTCTTTTTGGGATCTATCAAAAAGATTCTGGCAGCATTCTTTTTCAGGGGAAAGAGATCGATTTCCATTCAGCGAAAGAAGCACTGGAAAACGGTATCTCGATGGTTCACCAGGAATTAAACCTGGTGCTGCAGCGTTCAGTCATGGATAACATGTGGTTGGGGCGTTATCCAACCAAGGGTGTCTTTGTCGATCAGGACAAAATGTATCGCGACACCAAAGCGATTTTTGACGAGCTGGATATTGATATCGATCCGCGCGCCCGCGTGGGAACATTATCCGTCTCCCAGATGCAGATGATCGAAATCGCCAAAGCGTTTTCCTATGATGCGAAAATCGTCATCATGGACGAACCGACATCGTCATTAACGGAAAAAGAGGTTAATCACCTTTTTACCATTATTCGTAAGCTAAAAGATCGCGGCTGCGGCATTGTGTATATCTCCCACAAAATGGAAGAGATCTTCCAGCTGTGCGATGAGATTACCATCCTGCGCGACGGTCAGTGGATTGCCACGCAGCCGCTGGAAGGGCTGGACATGGACAAGATCATCGCCATGATGGTCGGCCGTTCCCTGAACCAGCGCTTCCCGGACAAAGAAAACAAGCCGGGCGAAGTGATCCTGGAAGTGCGTAATCTGACCTCGTTACGTCAGCCGTCTATTCGCGATGTCTCCTTCGACCTGCATAAGGGCGAAATCCTGGGGATTGCCGGTCTGGTCGGGGCAAAACGTACCGACATCGTGGAAACCCTGTTCGGTATCCGTGAAAAAGCCGAAGGCACTATTACGCTGCACGGTAAGAAAATTAACAACCACAACGCCAACGAAGCCATTAATAATGGTTTTGCGCTGGTGACGGAAGAGCGTCGTTCGACCGGTATTTATGCCTATCTGGATATTAACTTTAACTCGTTAATTTCTAACATTCGCAATTACAAAAACAAAGTCGGACTGCTGGATAACTCTCGCATGAAGAGCGATACCCAATGGGTTATTGACTCCATGCGCGTGAAAACGCCAGGACACCGCACCCAAATTGGTTCGCTGTCAGGCGGTAACCAGCAGAAAGTCATTATCGGCCGCTGGTTATTAACCCAGCCAGAAATTCTGATGCTGGATGAACCGACCCGCGGTATTGACGTCGGCGCGAAGTTTGAAATTTATCAGCTGATTGCCGAGCTGGCGAAAAAGAATAAAGGGATCATTATTATTTCTTCCGAAATGCCGGAATTGTTAGGGATCACGGATCGTATTCTGGTTATGAGCAATGGTCTCGTTGCCGGTATTGTTGACACCAAAACGACAACGCAAAACGAAATTTTGCGTCTTGCGTCTTTGCACCTTTAA
- the mglB gene encoding galactose/glucose ABC transporter substrate-binding protein MglB, with protein MNKKVLTLSAVMASMLFGAAAHAADTRIGVTIYKYDDNFMSVVRKAIEKDAKAAPDVQLLMNDSQNDQSKQNDQIDVLLAKGVKALAINLVDPAAAGTVIEKARGQNVPIVFFNKEPSRKALDSYDKAYYVGTDSKESGIIQGDLIAKHWAANPNWDLNKDGQIQFVLLKGEPGHPDAEARTTYVIKELNDKGLKTQQLALDTAMWDTAQAKDKMDAWLSGPNANKIEVVIANNDAMAMGAVEALKAHNKSSIPVFGVDALPEALALVKSGAMAGTVLNDANNQAKATFDLAKNLADGKGAADGTSWKIENKIVRVPYVGVDQSNLAEFIGK; from the coding sequence ATGAATAAGAAGGTGTTGACCCTGTCTGCCGTAATGGCAAGCATGCTTTTTGGTGCAGCAGCGCACGCTGCGGATACCCGTATTGGTGTGACCATCTATAAATACGACGACAACTTCATGTCTGTTGTGCGTAAAGCGATTGAGAAAGATGCGAAAGCAGCGCCAGACGTTCAGCTGCTGATGAACGACTCCCAGAACGACCAGTCCAAACAGAACGACCAGATCGACGTTCTGCTGGCGAAAGGCGTGAAAGCCCTGGCCATCAACCTGGTTGACCCGGCTGCAGCAGGCACGGTTATTGAAAAAGCGCGCGGCCAGAACGTGCCAATCGTCTTCTTCAACAAAGAACCTTCCCGTAAAGCGCTGGATAGCTACGACAAAGCGTATTACGTCGGTACCGACTCCAAAGAGTCCGGTATTATTCAGGGCGATCTGATCGCGAAACACTGGGCGGCGAACCCGAACTGGGACCTGAATAAAGACGGTCAGATTCAGTTCGTGCTGCTGAAAGGCGAACCAGGCCACCCGGATGCTGAAGCCCGTACCACTTACGTTATCAAAGAGCTGAACGACAAGGGTCTGAAAACCCAGCAGCTGGCGTTAGATACCGCGATGTGGGATACCGCTCAGGCGAAAGATAAGATGGACGCGTGGCTGTCCGGCCCTAACGCGAACAAAATCGAAGTGGTTATCGCGAACAACGATGCGATGGCAATGGGTGCGGTAGAAGCGCTGAAAGCACACAACAAATCCTCCATCCCGGTATTCGGCGTAGATGCACTGCCAGAAGCGCTGGCGCTGGTTAAATCCGGTGCGATGGCCGGTACCGTTCTGAACGATGCCAACAACCAGGCGAAAGCGACCTTCGATCTGGCGAAAAACCTGGCCGATGGCAAAGGCGCGGCTGATGGCACCAGCTGGAAAATTGAAAACAAAATCGTTCGCGTACCTTACGTGGGCGTAGACCAGTCCAACCTGGCTGAGTTTATCGGTAAATAA
- the galS gene encoding HTH-type transcriptional regulator GalS, producing the protein MITIRDVARQAGVSVATVSRVLNNSALVSPETREIVMKAVTQLGYRPNANAQALATQVSDTIGVVVMDVSDAFFGALVKAVDVVAQQHQKYVLIGNSYHEAEKERHAIEVLIRQRCNALIVHSKALSDEELTGFMDQIPGMVLINRIVPGYAHRCVGLDNVSGAMMATKMLINNGHQRIGYLASSHHIEDDDLRREGWQNALKEHGITPSESWTGTGTPDMQGGEAAMVELLGRNLQLTAVFAYNDSMAAGALAALKDNGIAVPQHLSLIGFDDIPIARYTDPQLTTVRYPIASMAKLATELALQGAAGLLDPGATHCFMPTLVRRHSVAARQIVVPITN; encoded by the coding sequence ATGATCACCATTCGTGACGTCGCCCGTCAGGCGGGCGTTTCTGTGGCTACCGTCTCACGCGTGCTGAACAATAGCGCGCTGGTCAGCCCTGAAACCCGTGAAATCGTAATGAAAGCCGTGACCCAGCTCGGGTACCGGCCAAATGCCAATGCCCAGGCGCTTGCGACGCAGGTCAGCGACACCATCGGCGTGGTGGTGATGGATGTATCAGACGCTTTTTTCGGCGCGCTGGTCAAAGCGGTCGACGTGGTCGCCCAGCAGCATCAGAAATATGTCCTGATCGGCAATAGCTATCATGAGGCGGAAAAGGAGCGACATGCCATTGAAGTGCTGATCCGCCAGCGCTGTAACGCCTTGATTGTCCACTCAAAAGCTTTGAGCGATGAAGAGCTAACCGGCTTTATGGATCAGATCCCGGGCATGGTGCTGATCAACCGCATCGTCCCCGGCTATGCCCACCGCTGCGTCGGGCTGGATAACGTCAGCGGCGCCATGATGGCGACGAAAATGCTCATCAACAACGGGCATCAGCGGATCGGTTATCTGGCCTCCAGCCATCATATTGAAGATGACGACCTGCGGCGCGAGGGGTGGCAAAACGCCCTGAAAGAGCACGGCATTACGCCGTCAGAAAGCTGGACGGGCACCGGTACGCCGGACATGCAGGGCGGCGAGGCGGCAATGGTGGAGCTGCTGGGCCGCAATCTGCAGCTTACTGCGGTGTTTGCCTATAACGACAGCATGGCGGCAGGCGCCCTGGCGGCGCTGAAAGATAACGGCATTGCGGTGCCACAGCATTTATCACTCATTGGTTTTGATGATATTCCGATTGCCCGTTACACCGACCCGCAGCTGACAACGGTGCGTTACCCCATTGCCTCTATGGCGAAACTGGCGACTGAGCTGGCGTTACAGGGGGCGGCAGGGCTGCTGGATCCGGGCGCAACGCACTGTTTCATGCCGACTTTAGTGCGTCGGCACTCCGTCGCGGCCCGGCAAATTGTGGTTCCGATCACTAACTGA
- the yeiB gene encoding DUF418 domain-containing protein YeiB: MERNVTLDFVRGVAILGILLLNISAFGLPKAAYLNPAWYGDITRSDAWTWAVLDLFAQVKFLTLFALLFGAGLQLLLKRGTRWIQSRLTLLVLLGFIHGLFFWDGDILLAYGLVGLICWRLIRDAHSVKSLFNTGVMLYVMGLGVLLLLGTISGEATNRSWIPDAANLQYEQYWKLKGGTEAISNRADMLGDNLLALGAQYGWQLAGMMLMGASLMRTGWLKGEFSLRHYRRTGVGLVLIGVLINLPAIITQWHIHWDYRWCAFLLQVPRELSAPFQTIGYAALIYGFWPTLSRLWIVSAIACVGRMALSNYLLQTLLCTTLFYRFGLFMKFDRLTLLAFVIPVWVINLAFSVLWLRYFRQGPLEWVWRQLTAHASGVSLRNISR, from the coding sequence ATGGAGCGAAACGTCACGCTCGATTTTGTTCGCGGCGTCGCCATTCTCGGTATCCTGCTGCTTAATATCAGCGCCTTCGGCCTGCCGAAGGCGGCTTACCTCAATCCTGCCTGGTATGGCGACATCACGCGCAGCGATGCCTGGACCTGGGCTGTCCTCGATCTCTTCGCGCAGGTTAAATTCCTCACGCTGTTTGCCCTGCTGTTTGGTGCAGGTCTGCAACTCCTCCTCAAACGCGGTACGCGCTGGATCCAGTCGCGCCTGACGCTGCTGGTTCTCCTCGGCTTTATCCACGGCCTGTTCTTTTGGGACGGCGATATTCTTCTCGCGTATGGGTTAGTCGGGCTCATCTGCTGGCGTCTGATTCGCGATGCGCACAGCGTAAAAAGCCTGTTTAACACCGGCGTGATGCTCTACGTCATGGGGCTTGGGGTCCTGCTGCTGCTGGGGACGATCTCCGGCGAAGCGACGAACCGTTCCTGGATCCCGGATGCCGCTAACCTGCAGTACGAACAGTACTGGAAGCTGAAGGGCGGTACGGAAGCGATAAGCAACCGCGCGGATATGCTGGGGGATAACCTCCTTGCGCTGGGGGCGCAATACGGCTGGCAGCTGGCGGGCATGATGCTGATGGGCGCGTCACTGATGCGCACCGGCTGGCTGAAAGGGGAGTTCAGCCTGCGTCACTATCGGCGAACGGGTGTCGGGCTGGTGCTGATCGGCGTGCTGATTAACCTCCCGGCGATAATCACGCAGTGGCACATCCACTGGGATTACCGCTGGTGCGCGTTCCTGCTCCAGGTGCCGCGCGAACTGAGCGCGCCGTTCCAGACCATCGGCTACGCGGCGCTGATCTATGGCTTCTGGCCAACGCTTTCCCGCCTGTGGATCGTCAGCGCTATTGCCTGCGTGGGCCGCATGGCGTTGAGCAATTACCTCCTGCAAACGCTTCTCTGCACCACGCTTTTCTATCGATTTGGCCTGTTTATGAAATTCGACCGCCTCACGCTGCTGGCGTTTGTTATTCCGGTCTGGGTGATTAACCTGGCGTTTTCTGTTCTCTGGCTACGCTATTTCCGCCAGGGACCGCTGGAGTGGGTGTGGCGTCAGTTAACCGCACATGCTTCAGGGGTATCATTGAGGAACATATCCAGATAA
- the folE gene encoding GTP cyclohydrolase I FolE — protein MSSLSKEAALVHEALVARGLETPLRPPVQDLDNETRKRLIADHMTEIMELLNLDLSDDSLMETPHRIAKMYVDEIFSGLDYANFPKITVIENKMKVDEMVTVRDITLTSTCEHHFVTIDGKATVAYIPKDTVIGLSKINRIVQFFAQRPQVQERLTQQILTALQTLLGTNNVAVSIDAVHYCVKARGVRDATSATTTTSLGGLFKSSQNTRQEFLRAVRHHN, from the coding sequence ATGTCATCACTCAGTAAAGAAGCTGCCCTGGTCCACGAAGCCCTGGTTGCGCGCGGTCTTGAAACGCCACTGCGTCCGCCCGTACAGGATTTGGACAATGAAACCCGCAAGCGTCTGATTGCCGATCATATGACCGAGATCATGGAGCTGCTGAATCTCGATCTGAGTGACGACAGTCTGATGGAGACGCCGCACCGCATCGCGAAAATGTACGTCGACGAAATTTTCTCCGGGCTGGATTACGCCAACTTCCCGAAAATCACCGTCATTGAAAACAAGATGAAAGTGGACGAGATGGTGACGGTACGCGATATCACGCTGACCAGCACCTGCGAACACCACTTCGTGACCATCGACGGTAAAGCGACCGTGGCGTATATCCCAAAAGATACGGTGATTGGCCTGTCGAAGATCAACCGCATCGTGCAGTTCTTTGCCCAGCGTCCGCAGGTGCAGGAGCGTCTGACGCAGCAGATCCTGACCGCGCTGCAAACGCTGCTGGGCACCAATAACGTGGCCGTTTCTATCGATGCGGTTCACTACTGCGTGAAGGCGCGCGGCGTGCGTGATGCGACCAGTGCAACGACCACGACGTCGCTGGGCGGCCTGTTTAAATCTAGCCAGAATACCCGCCAGGAGTTCCTGCGCGCCGTACGTCACCACAACTAA
- a CDS encoding YbfB/YjiJ family MFS transporter, which produces MALRIALSGFVVLVVAMGIGRFAFTPQVPLMIAAGQLTLTSAGLVAAMNYLGYLVGAWDAMRAHRFVETRLWLGITGAVALTLLSAAADNAVVHGLLRFVIGCMSGWSMVLIAAWTNERLGQLGKPGLSAAVFAGPGAGIALSGLLAVYIQAKSLSAGAAWQIYGVLALVLIALVARYLPRSGQLHRPGTAPEPLVLTADLKRLVWSYSLAGFGYILPATFLSQMAAVRFPGSLFAQFVWPIFGIAAVVGIALSILLRHTSTANRRLAIVLWLQGAGVLAAWLLPGIGGLLTGGLLVGGGFLCAVQLSLLYGRELAPNHTRYMAGLLTTGYAIGQLIGPMTSALSTWLTHRLEPALGLAGVALFVGGALVWNRHAERQQQLQ; this is translated from the coding sequence ATGGCGCTGCGTATTGCGCTTAGTGGGTTTGTCGTTCTGGTGGTGGCGATGGGGATAGGGCGCTTTGCCTTTACGCCTCAGGTACCGCTCATGATTGCTGCCGGACAGCTTACGCTGACCAGCGCGGGTCTGGTGGCGGCGATGAACTATCTGGGCTATCTGGTGGGGGCGTGGGATGCGATGCGCGCGCACCGCTTTGTGGAAACGCGCCTCTGGCTTGGCATCACCGGCGCGGTTGCGCTGACGCTGCTCTCCGCGGCGGCGGATAACGCCGTTGTGCACGGCCTGCTGCGCTTCGTGATTGGCTGCATGAGCGGCTGGTCGATGGTACTCATTGCCGCCTGGACCAACGAGCGGCTGGGGCAGCTGGGTAAACCGGGCCTGAGCGCCGCCGTGTTTGCCGGACCGGGAGCAGGCATTGCTCTGAGCGGGCTTCTCGCCGTCTATATCCAGGCGAAATCCCTGTCGGCCGGGGCGGCATGGCAAATCTACGGCGTGCTGGCGCTGGTGCTGATTGCGCTGGTGGCGCGCTACCTGCCGCGATCCGGGCAGCTCCATCGCCCCGGCACCGCGCCGGAGCCGCTGGTGCTGACGGCGGATTTAAAGCGCCTGGTCTGGAGCTACAGCCTGGCCGGGTTTGGCTATATCCTCCCGGCGACATTCCTGTCACAAATGGCGGCGGTGCGTTTTCCCGGCAGCCTGTTTGCCCAGTTTGTCTGGCCGATTTTTGGTATCGCCGCCGTGGTGGGCATTGCGCTCAGCATTCTTCTACGCCACACCTCAACGGCTAACCGCAGGCTGGCTATCGTGCTGTGGTTACAGGGGGCTGGCGTGCTGGCGGCCTGGCTGCTGCCGGGGATTGGCGGTTTGCTGACGGGCGGGCTGCTGGTGGGCGGCGGTTTTTTGTGTGCCGTGCAGCTCTCTCTTTTATACGGCCGCGAGCTGGCGCCAAACCATACGCGCTATATGGCAGGCCTGCTCACCACCGGGTATGCGATTGGTCAATTGATTGGCCCGATGACCTCGGCGTTATCAACCTGGCTTACCCACCGGCTGGAGCCCGCGCTGGGGCTGGCAGGTGTTGCGCTGTTCGTCGGCGGAGCGCTGGTCTGGAATCGTCACGCTGAAAGGCAACAGCAATTGCAATAA
- the fghA gene encoding S-formylglutathione hydrolase, with protein sequence MELLEEHRCFEGRQQRWRHDSTVLNCAMTFSIFLPPTENPPVLFWLSGLTCNDENFTTKAGAQRIAAELGIALVMPDTSPRGDDVADDAGYDLGKGAGFYLNATEQPWAHHYRMYDYIRDELPALIQSGFAVSDRCAISGHSMGGHGALIMALKNPGKYVSVSAFSPIVNPTQVSWGQKAFTNYLGEDEAKWQEWDSCALMLASSSANAIPMLIDQGDADQFLAGQLQPAVLAEAARQKDWPLTLRIQPGYDHSYYFIASFIEDHLRFHAEHLFG encoded by the coding sequence ATGGAACTGCTCGAAGAGCACCGTTGTTTTGAAGGTCGACAGCAGCGCTGGCGGCATGACTCCACCGTCCTGAACTGTGCGATGACGTTCAGCATTTTCCTGCCGCCGACGGAAAATCCGCCGGTTCTGTTCTGGCTTTCAGGCCTGACCTGCAACGACGAAAACTTCACCACCAAAGCGGGCGCGCAGCGTATTGCCGCCGAGCTGGGTATTGCGCTGGTGATGCCTGATACCAGCCCGCGTGGCGATGATGTAGCCGACGATGCAGGATACGACCTGGGTAAAGGCGCCGGGTTTTATCTCAATGCGACCGAGCAGCCCTGGGCGCACCATTACCGCATGTATGACTACATTCGCGACGAGCTGCCCGCGCTGATTCAGTCCGGGTTTGCGGTAAGCGACCGCTGTGCCATCAGCGGACATTCTATGGGCGGTCACGGGGCGCTGATCATGGCGTTAAAAAATCCGGGAAAATACGTCAGCGTGTCGGCATTTTCGCCAATTGTGAACCCAACGCAGGTGTCGTGGGGGCAAAAAGCCTTCACGAACTATCTGGGTGAAGATGAAGCAAAATGGCAGGAATGGGACAGCTGTGCGCTGATGTTGGCCAGCAGTTCGGCAAATGCGATCCCGATGCTTATCGATCAGGGCGATGCGGACCAGTTCCTCGCCGGACAGCTGCAGCCTGCGGTGCTGGCAGAAGCGGCACGCCAGAAGGACTGGCCGCTGACGCTGCGCATTCAGCCGGGGTATGACCACAGCTATTACTTCATCGCATCCTTTATTGAGGATCATCTCCGCTTTCATGCGGAGCATTTGTTTGGGTAA